The stretch of DNA GGCATCGACCTGGACGACCAGCCGACACCCACGGCGTGATCCGACAACGCTAGGTTTGGCCCATGCCAGGTCTCACGCAGCAGTTGGAGGAGCGGCTGGCGCCGGCGTTCGCCGCCGTCGCCGGCACCGACGTCGATCCGGTGATCCGCCGTTCGCGTCACACCGACTTCCAGGCCGACGGAGCGCTCGGCCTGGCGCGCCGCCTGCGGGAGAACCCACGCGCGATCGCCGAGCGGATCGTCGAGCGGGCCGACCTGGACGACCTGTGCTCTGAGGTCGCGGTGTCGGGTCCGGGCTTCATCAACCTGACCCTGTCGGCGGGCGCCCTGGGTCGGATGCTGGCCGCCATCAGCCACGACGAGCGCCTGGGCGTGCCGGTCACCGACCACCCGGAGACGGTGGTCATCGACTACTCCGCGCCGAACGCGGCGAAGGAGATGCACGTCGGTCACCTGCGGTCGACGATCATCGGCGACGCCGCGGTGCGCCTGCTCGAATGGGTCGGTCACACGGTGGTCCGCGAGAACCACATCGGCGACTGGGGCACGCCCTTCGGGATGCTGATCGAGCACCTGCTCGACATCGGCGAGGCCGAGGCGGCGCACAAGTTGTCGGTCGGCGACCTCAACGGCTTCTACCGGGCGGCACGGCGGAAGTTCGAGGCCGACCAGGTCTTCCAGGAGCGGTCGAGGCAGCGGGTCGTGCTGCTCCAGCGCGGCGATCCTGCGACCTTGCGGCTGTGGCACACGCTGGTCGAGGAGTCGCAGGCCTACTTCCTGGCCGTCTATGACCGGCTCGGTGTGCGGCTGACCGCCGATGACTTCGTCGGTGAGAGCGTCTACAACGATCAGCTGCAGGCGATCGTCGACGAGCTCGACAAGCTCGACCTGCTGCGGGTCAACGACGCGGCGCGGTGCGTGTTCCCCGGCGGGTTCCACAACCGCAACGGCGAACCGCTGCCGCTCATCGTGCAGAAGCGCGACGGGGGGTTCGGGTACGCGGCGACCGACCTGGCCACCATCCGCGAGCGCATCTACGACCAGGGCGCCACGCGCCTGCTGTACGTTGTCGGACTGCCCCAGCGCCAGCACCTCGAGATGGTCTTCGCCACTGCGCGCGACGCCGGGTGGCTGACGCCGCCGGCCCGCGCGGAGCACGTCGGGCACGGCGCGATCCTCGGTTCGGACGGCAAGATCCTGCGGACGCGCGCCGGCGCGTCGATCAAGCTGATCGACCTCCTCGACGAGGCCGTCGCCCGCGCCGCCGACGTCGTGGCCGCCAAGAACCCCGACATGGACGATGCGACCCGGGCGACCGTCGCGGAGGCGACCGGCGTCGGCGCGGTCAAGTACGCCGACCTGTCGACCGACCGGGTGAAGGACTATGTCTTCGACTACGACCGGATGCTGGCGTTCGAGGGCAACACCGCGCCCTACCTCCAGTACGCCAACGCCCGCATCCGGTCGATCTTCCGGAAGCTGGGCCGGCCGGCGTCCACCGATGTGGCCGAGGTCGTGGTCGCGGCGCCTGAGGAACGGGCGCTCGCGATCGAGCTGCTGTCGCTGCCGGGCGTCATCGACGAGGTCGTCGAGACGATGGAGTTCCACCGGCTCGCGACCTACCTGTACGGCCTCGCGACGGCGTTCACCGGCTTCTACGAGAACTGCGCGGTATTGCGGTCCGAGGGGCGGGTGCGAGACAGCCGCCTGGTCCTTTGCGACCTGACGGCGCGGACGCTTGCGCTGGGCCTGGGGCTGCTGGGCATCACCGCGCCCGAGCAGATGTGACACGGCGGAGCCACGCCGGCGGCGGGATGACGTCGGCGACGGCGCGACCACGACCGACCTGATCCGGACAGCACGGCCACCGTCGCCGGTGGCGTCGTGTCCGGATCGGCTCGCTCAGGCGGCGGAGGCCCGCGGGGTTCAGCCGCGGGTCAGGGGCTTGTAGGCGATGCGGTGCGGCTGGGCGGCGTCGGCGCCGAGCCGCGCCCGGCGGTCCTGCTCGTACTCGGAGTACGTGCCGGTGAACCAGGTGGCCTCGCTGTCGCCCTCGAACGCCAGGATGTGGGTGGCGATGCGGTCGAGGAACCAGCGGTCGTGGCTGATGATCACGGCGCAGCCCGCGAAGGCGAGCAGTGCGTCCTCCAGCGACCGCAGCGTGTCGACGTCCAGATCGTTGGTGGGCTCGTCGAGCAGCAGCAGGTTGCCGCCGCGACGCAGCAGCTTGGCCATGTGGATGCGGTTGCGCTCGCCGCCCGAGCAGGTGCCGACCTTCTTCTGCTGGTCGGGCCCCTTGAAGTTGAACTGCGCGACGTAGGAGCGGGCCGCGATCTCGCGCCCGCCGATCTCCAGCGTGTCGCGACCGTCACTGATCTCTTCGAAGACGGTCCCGTCCGCATCGAGCGCGTCGCGGCTCTGGTCGACGTAGGACAGCTCGACCGTGTCACCGACCCGCAGGGTGCCCGCGTCGGGAGTCTCCTCGCCGACGATCATGCGGAACAGGGTCGTCTTGCCCGCGCCGTTGGGACCGATGACGCCGACGATGCCGCCCGGCGGCAGCGAGAAGGTCATGTCGTCGACCAGCAGCCGGTCACCGAAGCCCTTGCGGACGCCGTCGGCGTCCACGACGACGTCCCCCAGACGGGCGCCGTTGGGGATGACGAGCTCGGCCTTGCCCAGGCGCTCCGCCGGAGACTGGGCGAGCAGCGCCTCGTACGAGGTGAGCCGCGCCTTCGACTTGGCCTGCCGGGCACGCGGCGCCGCCCGTACCCACTCGAGCTCGCGGGCCAGCGTGCGCTGGAGCGCCGACTCCTCGCGCTCCTCCTGCGCCAGACGCGCCTGCTTCTGCTCCAGCCATGACGAGTAGTTGCCCTGGAACGGCAGCCCCTTGCCGCGGTCGAGCTCGAGGATCCAGCCGGCCACGTTGTCCAGGAAGTAGCGGTCGTGGGTGACAGCGACCACGGTGCCCGCGTACTCGTCGAGGTGGCGCTCGAGCCAGGCCACGCTCTCGGCGTCGAGGTGATTGGTCGGCTCGTCGAGCAGCAGGAGGTCCGGGCGCGACAGCAGCAGGCGGCACAGCGCGACGCGACGGCGCTCACCACCGGACAGCGTCGTGACCTCGGCGTCGCCGGGCGGCACCCGCAGCGCGTCCATCGCGATGTCGAGCGTGCGGTCCATGTCCCACGCACCCGCCGCCTCGATGGCGTCCGACACCTCGGCGAACTCGTCGTAGACCTTCGCCATCTCCGCGTCGTCCAGCGGTTCGGCCATCTTCGCCGACAGCTCGTTGAAGCGTTCGAGTAGCCGCGCCTGCCCGGCCAGGCCGGCCGTCACGTTGCCGCGGACGTCCGTGGTCGGATCCAGCTGGGGCTCCTGCGGCAGGTAGCCGACCGACACTCCGGTCGCCGGCCACGCCTCGCCCTCGAACTCGGTGTCGACGCCCGCCATGATCTTGAGCAGCGTCGACTTGCCCGCGCCGTTCGGACCGAGCACGCCGATCTTGGCGCCAGGGAAGAACGACAGCCAGATGTTGGACAGGATCTCCTTGTTGGGGGGAACGACCTTCGTCAGGCCCTTCATCACGAACTGGTACTCGGCCACGGCTGCACCTCGTCACGACGTGGAAGGCATGGAGGAACGGTCACAGGGGGTGCCGTGCGGAGGATGCTAGCGCCGACGCCGGCCGCCGCTACCCGCACCCGGCCGGCTCAGCCCCGGCGTACGCGCGCGTCAGCGGGACCTCACAGCGTGCTCAGCAGCGCGATCGCCAGCGTGAGTCCCAGGCTCGCGACGGCCGAGCGACGTGACTCCTGCAGCGCCGCGATGATCAGGCCGACGCCCGCGTACGCCGCCGCACGGCTCACGGTCAGCGCCACCTCACCGAGGCTGAAGGACAGCTGGAACGGCCCGAGCGCGAGCAGCACCACCGGCGTGAGCATGGTCGCCCGGCTGGTCGCCGACGGGCCGCGCAGGGTCTGGGTCACCATCACCACGGCGAGCGCGACACCGACCGGCAGCAGCACGATGACGGCGAACAGCTGGGCGAAGTCGAGCCCCGCCGCACCCGGCCGGGTGAACAGCAGCGCGACCGACACGGCGCCGGCGGCGACCATGCCCAGGATGCGTCCGAGTGAGATCGTCACTTCGCGGACCGTGCGGTAGTCGCTGCGGAACGCGTCCCGCGCCTTGACCGTGACGTACACGGCCAGGAAGCCGACGCCGATCCAGCTCAGCAGCCGGACCGCCAGCGCCAGGGGCGCGCCGAACAGCACGGCCGACACCCCCAGGCCCGCCAGCGGGTCACCGGCGACGACCACACCGGTGATGACGCTGGCGATCACGATGGGCAGCGCCAGCAGCAGCCCGACGCCGAAGTTCGGCGGCAGTCCGGCCCCGTAGCCGTACTGGCCGAACGTCTCTCTGCGGTAGCGCATCAGCAGGACCGGCACGAGCACGGTCGTGGCGACCGGGACGACGAGCTCGAGCACCGGCGTGACACCCGGGATCAGATCGATCCGCAGCAGGCCGCGAACGATCTGCAGCACCTCGTCGCCGAGCACATACACGGCGGCGGACAGGAACAGATCGGATCGCGCATCCTCGGCGCTGGTGTACATCGGATCTCGGTGCCTCGGCTCGGGTGCTGGACGATGGTGGGCATCGTAGTGGTCGACGCCGCTATCCTCGCGTCATGGCAGGCGATCCTCCGAGGCGCCCTCAGGGAGCGCGAGCCACCGGGCGCCCGACGCGGTGAGCGCGACGCTGCGCGCCTCGATCATCGTGATCGGCGACGAGATCCTCGACGGCTTCGTACGCGACGCCAACGCGGGGTGGCTGGCCGGTCGGCTGCACACCCTGGGCGTCCCGCTCGACCGCATCTCGGTCGTCCCCGACGAGCGGGACGCGATCGACGAGGCGCTGACCGCCGAGCTGGGTCGGACACGTCCGCGGGTCGTGTTCACCTCCGGCGGTGTCGGCACGACACCCGACGACCGGACGATGGCGTCGATCGCAGACCACCTCGCGGTCGACCTGGTCGAGGACCCGGCGTTGCGGGCGATGGTCGATCGCATCATCCGGCGGCTGCGCGACGCCGGCGACGAGGTCGACGAGGTGCAGCGCGCGACGCTGGCCAAGCTCGCGCGCATCCCGCGCGGGGCGCGACCGGTGGTCGAACCAGGCCCACCGTCGGCGCGCATCGATCTCGACGGTGGACCCGGCGACGGTGGCGTCGCCCTGATCGCCCTGCCTGGCGTGCCGGGTCAGTTCCGCGAGCTCATAGGGCGCCTGGAGGAGACACTGCTCGCGGCGTTCGGGTCGCCGGTGCACACGGTCGAGCTGACCCACCCCTATCCCGAGTCCGTGCTCACGCCGCTGCTCGACGCCCTGGAGCGCCGCCGACCGGACGTCAGGATCGGCTCGTACCCGGGCCGCGAGTGCGTGTTGCGCGTGCAGGGCGCGCGCGCCGACGTCGTAGCCGTCGTGGCGGAACTGCGTGCCGCGATCGCTGCGCTGGCCGACGATCCGGCCATGGCCCGCCGGGCCGACCGCTGGCGTGAGAGCTGGAGCAACGCCGCCGAGCGGTGGGCCGCGACCGAGCAGCCGGACTGACGGGGGCGACGCCGGCCCGTCAGGCGGGAGTCGTCTAGGGTTGCCGCATGCGCCAGATGCACGCGATGTTCGTCCACGCACACCCCGATGACGAGTCCTCCAAGGGTGCCGCCACGATGGCCCGGTACGCCAAGGAGGGTCACCGCGTCTCGGTCGTCACGCTGACCGACGGAGGCGCCGGGGACATCCTCAACCCGGCGATGGACAAGCCTGGGGTCAAGGAGCGGATGATCGACATCCGCCGCGAGGAACTGGCCCGCGCGCTGGAGATCATCGGCGTCACCGACCACTGGTCGTTCGACTACCGCGACTCCGGCTACGTCGAGGACTTCGATGGCGACGGAAGCCGGTTGGCCGACGACGCCTTCTTCAACGTCGACGTCGACGAGGTGGTCGCTCGCCTGGTCGCGCTCGTCCGCGCCGAACGGCCCGACGTCCTGGTGACGTACCCCGATGGCGGCGGCTATCCGCACCCCGACCACATCCGCTGCCACGACGTGGCGGTGGCGGCGTACGAGGCGGCCGCGGACGGCGACCGGTTCCCGGACGCCGGGTCACCACACGAGGTGTCCAAGCTCTACTACACGGGGGTGTTCACCAAGCGGCGGCTGGTCGCGTTGCACGAGGCGTGCCTGGCGCACCACATCGAGTCGCCGTTCGGTGAGTGGCTGTCGCGGTGGGACCCCGACCACGTCGACCGCACGACGACCCGCATCGATGTCGGCGATCACATGGCGACGGCCAAGCAGGCGCTGCTGGCGCATGCCACGCAGATCGATCCGCAGGGCCGTTGGTTCGCGCTGCCCGACGGGATCATGCGCGGCACCTATCCCTGGGACGAGTTCGAGCTCGCCGACACGCGCGTGGACAGCCCCATACCCGAGGAGTCGCTGTTCGCCGGCGTCGAACGCTGAGCTCCGGACACTGACGGCAACCGGGCGCCCATTCGCCCGACCGGACGTGGGTTACGGCAGCGACCAGGTGTGGACCGGCAAGCCCGCGAACGAACGCGAATGGTAGTGGCTGACGAGCTCGCGGAACGCCTGGTGATCGTCCAGCCCACCTTCACGCAGCCGGCGCCATGCGGCGATCTGCCACGTCGCGCCGTTCTGGCCCGACAGCACGCGCTCCTCGATGATGCCGAGGTAGTAGTCGATGTCGCTGTCGTTGACCTGCCACTCCCGCAGGCCGTCCTCCGCGATGCTCAACAGGTGCCGGACGATCAGCTCGGTCACGGGCACGTGGGCACCGGCCCCCGGCCAGTACAGCTCCGCGGTCAGACCGTCGCGGGCGGCGGCGAAGAAGTTGTCGCGCGCCGCGTCGAAGCTCATCCGCGTCCAGATCCTGTGGTCCTGCGACGCCAACCCGTGCAGCAGCCCGTAGTAGAACGCGGCGTTGGCCACGATGTCGGGCACGCTCGGACCGGCGGGCAGCACACGATTCTCCACGCGCATGTGCGGGCGGCCGCGTTTGACCTCGTAGACCGGTCGGTTCCACCGCCAGATCGTGCCGTTGTGCAGGGTCAGTTCGGGCAGGTGAGGAGCCTTGCCGTCCGCGATCATCTGGTGCGGGTCCTCGGCGTCGCACAGCGGCAGCAGCGAGGGGAAGTACCGCACGTTCTCGTCGAACAGCTCGAACAGGCCCTCGTTGAGCCAGCGCTCACCGAACCACACGCGCGGACGCACGCCCTGCTGTGCGAGCTCCTCCGTCCTGGTGTCGATCGCCTGCTCGAACAACGCGATGCGCGTCTCGTGGTGCAACTGCTTGCCGAGCAGGAACGGCGAGTTGGCACCGACGGCGACGAGTGGTCCCGAGAGTGCCTGTGCCGTGTTCCAGTACAGCGCGAAGTCCTTCGGGTCGACCTGCAGGTGCAGCTGCACCGAGGTGCACGCCGCCTCGAACAGGATAGAGTCGGTCATCGTCTCGAAGGTGTCGTCACCCTCGATCCGGATGTGGATGTCCTCGCCACGTTGGGCCAGGATCATGTCGTTGAGCGCCTTGTACCGCGGGTTCGCCGACAGGTTCTGCTCGGTGATGTCGAAGTCGGTCAGCGTCGGCAGGATGCCGATGATGACCACCCGCGCATCGAGGTGCTCGGCCATGGCGTGCGCGTGGTTGAGGCTGCGACGCAGCTCGACCTCCATCGTGTGGAACACGTGGTCGGTCAGTCGCCGCGGCTGGTTGCCGAACTCGATGTTGAACTGCGCCAGCTCGGTCTGGAACTCGTCCGACGCCAGCTTCTCGAGCAGCTTGGCGTTGATCGCCGCGGGGTCCCCCCGCTGATCGGTGATGTACACCTCACACTCGACGCCGCACAGCCGTCTGCCCGTCTCGAACCGCCCCTCGCGCACGAGCTGCTCGAGTGCGGCGAGGTTCGACTTGACCTTGTTGCGGTACCGGATCCGGTCCTCCCGGCTGAACTCGGTCTTGTCGATGTCGCGTCCCATGCACGTCTCTCTCCCGGCGATGACGCAATCCGACCAGCAGCCTGCCCAGCGCTGGGACAGGGCAACCGGATCAGACGCGCCTGATTGTCTACCAGCTGTCGCCCCGCGATCACGCACAGCACGCCCACGCCGCGTGGATGCCGGATCGGACGTCGCACGCAGGCTGCTGCCACGGTGGTCCGCTTCACAGCAGGAGCAGCTGCTGTGCCGCGTGCGCGCGCACGACGTCGTCGGTCCGGCCCGCCGATCCGCCACGCTCGCCCCGCGCGTCCCCCGCACCGGCGTCGCGCGTGGCGCGTGGATGTGGCCGACCGTACCGTCGCCAGGCCGCGTCACGGCGCGCGCGGACGAACGCACCGACCTCGTCCCGGTAGTTCGCGGCCGCGGTGCCGCTGCGGTACAGCGCCTCGTACCGGTCGACCAGCTCGGGCCGCGTGCGTCGCAGCCAGGGCATGAACAGCTCCCGGACCCCGGTGCGCAGATGGAGGACGATCGGCGTGATGTGCGTCGCACCGGCCGCGGCTGCCGCATCGCAGATCTCCGCGAGCTGCTCGGCGTCGTCGTTGATGCCCGGCATGATCGGCGCCAGCATCACACCGGTCGGGACGCCGGCCGCGTTGAGCGCCGCGACCGCCTCCAGGCGCGCCCGCGGGTGCGGCGTGCCCGGCTCCGTCTCGCGCCACGCCGCCTCGTCCAGCATGCCGACGGTCAGCGCGGCCGTCACTTCCACCCGTTCCACCGCGGCAGCGAGCTGCGCGATGTCGCGCGTGATCAGCGTTCCCTTCGTCAGGATCGACAGGGGCGTCGCCGTCTCGGCCAGGGCCATGATGATGCCGGGCATCAGACGGTACCGGCCCTCGCACCGCTGGTAGGGATCGGTGTTGGTACCCAGGGCGACCTGCTCACCACGCCAGCCGGCACGTGCCAGCTCGGACCGGAGCACGTCGACGACGTTGGTCTTGACGACGATCGTGCGCTCGAAGTCGATCCCCGGTGACAGGTTGAGATAGCGGTGGGTCGGGCGGGCGAAGCAGTTGTGGTGGACCACGCCCCCGGCCACGAAGTCACCGGTGTCGGTCGTCATGTCGTACAGCTCGAGGTCTCCGCCGAGCGGCTCGACGCGCGCGACCCGCGTGGCCAGCTCGAGCGGGAGGCCGTCGCGGACGGCGCCGCGCGGACCTGTCAGCCAGTCGGCGACCACGAGCTGGGGACGCCAGTGCCCGCCGTGGGGTGAGGCCGCCACGTGCCGCCATCCCCGGTGGGTGAGCAGGCGGTGGTCGGCGCTCGTGACGAGTGCCGACCCGTCCGCGAGCCATACGCGGTGGGCGGCCCTGACCACCGACCAGTGGTCGCGCACGACCGTCGGCACGAAGCGGCGGATCCGCCCCTCGCGGCGGGTGCCCCATAGACGGTCGCCGACCCGCAGGTCCCGTATCGGCGTGGTCGTGCCGTCGATCCGCAGGACGGGCGTGTCGCCCGCCACGCAGTACGTGCATGCGTGTGAGCAGCCCCGGTAGGGGTTGATGCTCCACTTGAACGGCATGCCGCGCACGGCGTTGAGAGCGGACCGTGCCTCGACCTCCAGGAACGTGATGCCCGCGAACTCGGGCGTGGTCACCCGCCGGGCGTCGCGGAGTGCCAGCGGCAGCTGCGTGTGCGTCCCGGTGTCCGGCCGCTGCAGATCCGCGAGTGTCCGCCTCATCGCCGCCAGTATCGAACATGTGTTCGATCCACGCAACGCTCGACCTGAGGTGGAGGCCCATACCCGGGACCGCCGGTCACGCCGAGGGCGGTCGCTCGACCGTCGGCGCACGATGCGGTCGCACCCCTAGCATGGCCTCATGAGCGGCAACGGCGACAGGGCGGGCTCGCCCACGGCGAGAGCGACTGTCGCCGTGCGCGTTCCGGCCGGGGCCGCCCATCCCGACGCGCTGTGGAGGCTGCTGTCGACACCGGAGCTGTGGCCGGCGTGGGCGCCGCACATCCGTCGTGCGGAGCCGGAGCTCCGCCCGGAGGGGGACCCCGGCGGCACCGGGCGCGGAGCCGGGTCCAGGGCCGACGTCACCCAAGGTGGATCCGCGCTGCGCACCGGCGACCGGGTGCGCATCGACGGGCACGGGCCCGCCACGGTCACTGCGCTGATCACGCTGGTGGACCCACCACGACGCTGGGACTTCCTCGTCCACCTCCCGCTGGGCCACCAGATGATCGCGACGCATGAACTGGTCGACGACGCTGCCGGCGTGCGCGTCCGGATGGCCGTTCACGGTCCGCTGCCTGCCTCCGTCGGCACCGTGCTGCTGCGGGCGTACCGACCGCTCGCCGATGTGGCCCTGCGCCGTCTGGTCGCGCTGACCACGGATCCGGATGCACTGCCGCGGGCGACCGACACGGAGCGCACCGAGCGATGAACCGCCTCGCAGACGCCGCGAGCCCGTACCTGCGTCAGCACGCGGACAACCCCGTCGACTGGTACGAGTGGGGCGAGGAGGCCTTCGCCCGCGCCCGGGCCGAGGACCGGCCGGTCTTCCTGTCGGTCGGCTACTCGGCGTGCCACTGGTGCCACGTGATGGCGCACGAGTCCTTCGAGGACCCGCAGGTCGCCGGCATCCTCAACCGGACCTTCGTCTCGATCAAGGTCGACCGCGAGGAGCGGCCCGACATCGATGCGGTGTACATGAACGCCGTGCAGGCCCTCACCGGGCGCGGCGGCTGGCCGATGAGCGTGTTCCTGACGCCCGACGGCCGCCCGTTCTTCGGCGGCACCTACTGGCCGCGCGACGACCGGGGTGGCGTGCCGGGGTTCATTCGGGTGCTGACGTCCATCGCCGAGCTGTGGCGTGACCAGCGCGATCGTGTGGACGTCCACGGGCACGAGCTGAGCGAGCGGCTCCGTGCGGTGTCGGCGAGCCCTGCCGTCGCGGGCGGCGTGGAGGACGGAACGACCCGCGCTGCGGCGGAGGCGATCGTCGGGTCGTGGGACCGCCACGAGGGTGGGTTCGGACCCGCGCCGAAGTTCCCGCACGCGATGGTGCTCGACTTCCTGCTCGCACACGGGCAGCGAACGGGCCACGCCCCGTCGCTGGAGGCCGCGACGCACACGCTCGACGCCATGGCGCGCGGTGGCATCTACGACCACGTCGGCGGCGGGTTCGCCCGGTACGCCACCGACCGCCGGTGGCGCATCCCGCACTTCGAGAAGATGCTGTACGACAACGCGCTGCTGTTGCG from Euzebyales bacterium encodes:
- the argS gene encoding arginine--tRNA ligase, with the translated sequence MPGLTQQLEERLAPAFAAVAGTDVDPVIRRSRHTDFQADGALGLARRLRENPRAIAERIVERADLDDLCSEVAVSGPGFINLTLSAGALGRMLAAISHDERLGVPVTDHPETVVIDYSAPNAAKEMHVGHLRSTIIGDAAVRLLEWVGHTVVRENHIGDWGTPFGMLIEHLLDIGEAEAAHKLSVGDLNGFYRAARRKFEADQVFQERSRQRVVLLQRGDPATLRLWHTLVEESQAYFLAVYDRLGVRLTADDFVGESVYNDQLQAIVDELDKLDLLRVNDAARCVFPGGFHNRNGEPLPLIVQKRDGGFGYAATDLATIRERIYDQGATRLLYVVGLPQRQHLEMVFATARDAGWLTPPARAEHVGHGAILGSDGKILRTRAGASIKLIDLLDEAVARAADVVAAKNPDMDDATRATVAEATGVGAVKYADLSTDRVKDYVFDYDRMLAFEGNTAPYLQYANARIRSIFRKLGRPASTDVAEVVVAAPEERALAIELLSLPGVIDEVVETMEFHRLATYLYGLATAFTGFYENCAVLRSEGRVRDSRLVLCDLTARTLALGLGLLGITAPEQM
- the ettA gene encoding energy-dependent translational throttle protein EttA; the encoded protein is MAEYQFVMKGLTKVVPPNKEILSNIWLSFFPGAKIGVLGPNGAGKSTLLKIMAGVDTEFEGEAWPATGVSVGYLPQEPQLDPTTDVRGNVTAGLAGQARLLERFNELSAKMAEPLDDAEMAKVYDEFAEVSDAIEAAGAWDMDRTLDIAMDALRVPPGDAEVTTLSGGERRRVALCRLLLSRPDLLLLDEPTNHLDAESVAWLERHLDEYAGTVVAVTHDRYFLDNVAGWILELDRGKGLPFQGNYSSWLEQKQARLAQEEREESALQRTLARELEWVRAAPRARQAKSKARLTSYEALLAQSPAERLGKAELVIPNGARLGDVVVDADGVRKGFGDRLLVDDMTFSLPPGGIVGVIGPNGAGKTTLFRMIVGEETPDAGTLRVGDTVELSYVDQSRDALDADGTVFEEISDGRDTLEIGGREIAARSYVAQFNFKGPDQQKKVGTCSGGERNRIHMAKLLRRGGNLLLLDEPTNDLDVDTLRSLEDALLAFAGCAVIISHDRWFLDRIATHILAFEGDSEATWFTGTYSEYEQDRRARLGADAAQPHRIAYKPLTRG
- a CDS encoding molybdopterin-binding protein, with amino-acid sequence MSATLRASIIVIGDEILDGFVRDANAGWLAGRLHTLGVPLDRISVVPDERDAIDEALTAELGRTRPRVVFTSGGVGTTPDDRTMASIADHLAVDLVEDPALRAMVDRIIRRLRDAGDEVDEVQRATLAKLARIPRGARPVVEPGPPSARIDLDGGPGDGGVALIALPGVPGQFRELIGRLEETLLAAFGSPVHTVELTHPYPESVLTPLLDALERRRPDVRIGSYPGRECVLRVQGARADVVAVVAELRAAIAALADDPAMARRADRWRESWSNAAERWAATEQPD
- a CDS encoding SRPBCC family protein, with translation MSGNGDRAGSPTARATVAVRVPAGAAHPDALWRLLSTPELWPAWAPHIRRAEPELRPEGDPGGTGRGAGSRADVTQGGSALRTGDRVRIDGHGPATVTALITLVDPPRRWDFLVHLPLGHQMIATHELVDDAAGVRVRMAVHGPLPASVGTVLLRAYRPLADVALRRLVALTTDPDALPRATDTERTER
- the mca gene encoding mycothiol conjugate amidase Mca → MRQMHAMFVHAHPDDESSKGAATMARYAKEGHRVSVVTLTDGGAGDILNPAMDKPGVKERMIDIRREELARALEIIGVTDHWSFDYRDSGYVEDFDGDGSRLADDAFFNVDVDEVVARLVALVRAERPDVLVTYPDGGGYPHPDHIRCHDVAVAAYEAAADGDRFPDAGSPHEVSKLYYTGVFTKRRLVALHEACLAHHIESPFGEWLSRWDPDHVDRTTTRIDVGDHMATAKQALLAHATQIDPQGRWFALPDGIMRGTYPWDEFELADTRVDSPIPEESLFAGVER